The region GTTGAAAAGCACTGAAGATCTGTGTCCACCAGTGAAAAAGCCTGAATCTCTGACTGGCATGTGGACTATCAATGCTGTTGGACGTCTGGGCAATTACATGGGGGAGTACGCCACTCTTTATGCCCTTGCCAAGATACATGGCCGTCAAGCCTATATTTTATCTAGTATGCATGACCAACTGTCAAAGATGTTTAAGATAAGATTACCTGTACTTCACGAAGAAATTAGTTCCAAAATCAAATGGAAAAGATTGGCCTTGCATGATTGGATGTCTGAAGAGTACTATAACATTCAAAGAGACCATATCTACTTTGTTAGCACCCCGTGCTCTTATACGTTCTACCACCATATTAAGGATGAAATCCTCAGAGAATTTACATTCCATGACTTTATTAGAGAAGAGTCTTATGCCTACCTTGACAAAGTACGTGGGGAGAAGAAAAATGTCACGTTTGTAGGGGTACATGTTCGAAGAGGAGACTATGTCAAAGTCATGCCCAAAGTATGGAAAGGGGTGGTTGCTGACAAAGGATATTTGCAAAAGGCCACAGACTATTTCAGAAACAAGTATGAGAATCCACTTTTCATTGTGACCAGCAACGGGATGGATTGGTGTAAAGAGAACATAAATAATTCACGAGGAGATGTACACTTTGCTGGGGATGGTCAAGAGGTCTCTCCAGCCCGGGACTTTGCCCTCCTGGCCCATTGTAACCACACCATCATGACTATAGGGACCTTTGGTGTTTGGGCGAGCTACTTAGCAGGTGGAGAAACAATTTACTTAACAAACTACACATTGCCTGACTCTCCTTTTCTTAAATTTTTTAAGTATGAAGCTGCTTTTCTCCCTGAATGGATTGGTATTCCTGcagatctttctcctctcctaaaTAAGACAAATCAGAATGAAACAATAACTCCCCAACAAAGTAACTGGACTCATTTTAACTTATCATAATACCAACTTTAAAGCGAACTTTaagtctactaaaaaaaatgagatttactcacctggggcttccctcagcccccagcagccgatcggtgccctcgcagctccgctccgatgtcccaggacccgccggcgagcacttccggtttggccgtcaccggccgacaggcatgggaacgcgagtgattgttcgcgttcccagcctgtatatccccccctatgctgctattgcggccaggaggtcgcaatagcagcatagggggcgatatacaggctgggaacgcgaacaatcactcgcgttcccatgcctgtcggccggtgacggccaaaccggaagtgctcgccggcgggtcctgggacatcggagcggagctgcgagggcaccgatcggctgctgggggctgagggaagccccaggtgagtaaatctcattttttttagtagacttaaggttcgctttaaaagtgttataaaaactatttaaagagaatctgtattgttaaccacttgaggacctagggctttctaccccttaaggaccggccactttttttccattcagaccactgcagctttcacggtttattgctcgctcatacaacctaccacgtaaatgaattttggctccttttcttgtcactaataaagctttcttttgatgctatttgattgctcctgcgatttttactttttattatattcatcaaaaaagacatgaattttggcaaaaaaatgatttttttaactttctgtgctgacatttttcaaataaagttaaatttctgtatacatgcagcgcgaaaaatgtggacaaacatgtttttgataaaaaaaaacccattcagtgtatatttattggtttgggtaaaagttatagcgtttacaaactatggtgcaaaaagtgaattttcccattttcaagcatctctgacttttctgaccccctgtcatgtttcatgaggggctagaattccaggatagtataaataccccccaaatgaccccattttggaaagaagacatcccaaagtactcactgagaggcatagtgagttcatagaagatattattttttgtcacaagtaagcggaaaatgacactttgtgagaaaaaaaaaaaaaagtttccatttcttctaacttgcgacataaaaaaatgaaatctgccacggactcaccatgcccctctctgaataccttgaagggtctactttccaaaatggggtcatttgtggggtgtgtttactgtcctgacattttggggggtgctaaattgtaagcacccctgtaaagcctaaaggtgctcattggactttggacctcttagcgcagttaggctgcaaaaaagtgccacacatgtggtattgccgtactcaggagaagtagtataatgtgttttggggtgtatttttacacatacccatgctgggtgggagaaatatctctgtaaatgacaatttgttaattttttttacacacaattgtccatttacagagatctttctcccactcagcatgggtatgtgtaaaaatacaccacaaaacacattatactacttctcctgagtacggtaataccacatgtgtggcacttttttgcaccctaactgcgctaaagggtccaaagtccaatgagtacctttaggatttcacaggtcattttgagaaatttcgtttcaagactactcctcacggtttagggcccctaaaatgccagggcagtataggaaccccacaaatgaccctattttagaaagaagacaccccaaggtattccgttaggagtatggtgagttcatagaagattttattttttgtcaaaagttagcggaaaatgacactttgtgaaaaaacacaattaaaatcaatttccgctaacttgtgacaaaaaataaaatcttctatgaactcgccatactactaacggaataccttggggtgtcttctttctaaaatggggtcatttgtggggttcctatactgccctggcattttaggggccctaaaccgtgaggagtagtcttgaagcgaaatttctcaaaaatgacctgtgaaatcctaaaggtactcattggactttgggccctttagcgcagttagggtgcaaaaaagtgccacacatgtggtatcgccatactcgggagaagtagtacaatgtgttttggggtgtatttttacacatacccatgctgggtgggagaaatacctctgtaaatggacaattgtgtgtaaaaaaaatcaaaagattgtcatttacagaggtatttctcccacccagcatgggtatgtgtaaaaatacaccccaaaacacattatactacttctcccgagtacggcgataccacatgtgtggcacttttttgcaccctaactgcactaaggggcccaaagtccaatgagtacctttaggatttcacatgtcatttttgtttcaagactactcctcgcggtttagggcccctaaaatgccagggcagtataggaaccccactaatgaccccattttagaaggaagacaccccaaggtattccgttaggagtatggtgagttcatagaagtttttatttttttgtcacaagttagcggaaattgattttaatagttttttttcacaaagtgtcattttccgctaacttgtgacaaaaaataaaatcttctatgaactcaccatactccgtacggaatacctttgggtgtcttctttctagaatggggtcatttgtggggttcctatactgccctggcattttaggggccctaaaccgtgaggagtagtcttgaaaccaaatgtcgcaaaatgacctgtgaaatcctaaaggtactcattggactttgggccccttagcgtacttagggtgtaaaaaagtgccacacatgtggtaccgccgtactcaggagaagtagtataatgcgttttggggtgtatttttacacatacccat is a window of Hyperolius riggenbachi isolate aHypRig1 chromosome 6, aHypRig1.pri, whole genome shotgun sequence DNA encoding:
- the LOC137522867 gene encoding galactoside alpha-(1,2)-fucosyltransferase 2-like → MVQVLCSCSACLEDTSQRTKSQEMMKKPIAEAGTPGKLNKRVLWVMATAFFLVLITFSYDYHYNLHISEFTGLVKNSKLLKSTEDLCPPVKKPESLTGMWTINAVGRLGNYMGEYATLYALAKIHGRQAYILSSMHDQLSKMFKIRLPVLHEEISSKIKWKRLALHDWMSEEYYNIQRDHIYFVSTPCSYTFYHHIKDEILREFTFHDFIREESYAYLDKVRGEKKNVTFVGVHVRRGDYVKVMPKVWKGVVADKGYLQKATDYFRNKYENPLFIVTSNGMDWCKENINNSRGDVHFAGDGQEVSPARDFALLAHCNHTIMTIGTFGVWASYLAGGETIYLTNYTLPDSPFLKFFKYEAAFLPEWIGIPADLSPLLNKTNQNETITPQQSNWTHFNLS